In one Bryobacteraceae bacterium genomic region, the following are encoded:
- a CDS encoding adenylyltransferase/cytidyltransferase family protein, producing the protein MGRIYDREELLRARAEWRRDGRRVVFTNGCYDLLHPGHVRLLERARARGDVLVLALNTDASVRRMKGPARPLVSEMQRAALAAHLCAVDAVTLFDEETPRELIAQLLPDVLVKGADWSHFIAGREEVEAAGGKVLTLPLEPGYSSTNIEQEILRRLENRREVASRP; encoded by the coding sequence ATGGGCCGGATCTACGATCGGGAGGAGTTGCTGCGGGCGCGGGCCGAGTGGCGGCGCGATGGCCGCAGAGTGGTATTCACCAACGGGTGCTACGATCTGCTGCACCCCGGGCACGTGCGGCTGCTCGAGCGGGCCCGGGCGAGGGGCGACGTGCTGGTGCTCGCGTTGAACACGGATGCGAGCGTGCGGCGGATGAAGGGCCCGGCGCGGCCGTTAGTGTCCGAAATGCAACGCGCGGCCCTCGCCGCTCATCTATGTGCGGTAGACGCCGTGACGCTGTTTGACGAAGAGACGCCGCGGGAGCTGATTGCCCAATTGCTCCCGGACGTGTTGGTGAAGGGCGCTGACTGGTCCCACTTCATCGCGGGACGCGAAGAGGTAGAAGCCGCGGGAGGCAAGGTATTGACCTTGCCGCTCGAGCCCGGGTACTCGTCCACCAACATCGAGCAAGAGATCCTGCGCCGGCTGGAGAACCGGCGGGAGGTCGCCTCCCGCCCGTGA
- a CDS encoding BlaI/MecI/CopY family transcriptional regulator: MTIPPPLELACLRILWDLGEGSVREVRTEICKEKPLAYTTVMTVLDRLAARGAVDRRKQGRAFVYIPVLDRREARAAAVRQLVDRYFGGSIEELQAYLEGPEPTGAKQTAPAATALDAALL, from the coding sequence GTGACGATCCCACCGCCGCTCGAACTCGCCTGCCTGCGGATTCTGTGGGATCTGGGCGAGGGCAGCGTGCGGGAGGTGCGAACGGAGATCTGCAAGGAGAAACCACTCGCGTACACCACCGTGATGACGGTGCTCGACCGGTTGGCGGCGCGGGGGGCGGTGGACCGGCGCAAGCAGGGCCGGGCGTTCGTGTACATACCGGTGCTCGATCGGCGGGAGGCCCGCGCGGCGGCGGTGCGGCAGTTGGTGGACCGGTATTTCGGCGGGTCGATCGAGGAACTCCAGGCTTATCTCGAAGGGCCCGAACCCACCGGCGCCAAACAGACGGCGCCGGCGGCCACCGCCCTCGACGCCGCGCTGCTATAG
- the mfd gene encoding transcription-repair coupling factor — MTHPAVREALQSLARHPAFQDLARRLPAALAREETPRFSLAGLHPTAKAIYLALLWQIVERPMIVVTDGSRQAEILTELVQTFFSMLVVHKEPRRPQMIPALDVIPGQNLSPHNEIAEQRAVGLYRLARGTAPITVTPVGSALLRTGTPEFHRQLSVTLKVDEEIPLDELARHLQSIGYERREPVEMTGEYSIRGGILDVFPAEAMRPVRVEFFGDLVESIRAFDPATQRSVLKLSEATLLPLSEWPRSKAILREAGSPEGEPFGGWELRAAALRENPSTLLDQSPRAMAIFDEPEQVRAAAGRLWKRLGSGGEEGEWPLERIYLPWEELAAKVEALPRIEMRQLDIDTGAAEIATKPSMAFHGNMPVAVAESRTLIEQGYRVLFFAATTGEMERLADIFQEYSLPFQVGMDAEEMSTAPYLSQRTYAGEMASILLVRGAVRRGTIFPDAKLAIVGSEDLFDRGDAAARAPQPGVVPAAFAADIGDLKDGDFVVHATHGIGKFLGIREIAQGDSKGDFMLLEYSGGAKLYVPLTRMDLIQRYRGAGDNAPGLDKLGGATWSKTKSRVKAKMRDMAEELLKLYAQRKMAEGFSYSPDSNWQREFEDSFEFSETKDQLGAIKDIKRDMENTQPMDRLLCGDVGYGKTEVAMRAAFKALGDGKQVAVLAPTTVLSFQHFETFKRRFAAFPVKIEMFNRFRGNKELKAQIEELAAGKIDIAVGTHRLLSADVEFKDLGLLIVDEEQRFGVRHKERFKQMRKNVDVLTMSATPIPRTLHMSLMGLRDLSVIETPPKDRLAIHTVVARQAPELVKTAIEQELARGGQVYYLHNRVESIWNRASWIQEMVPEAKVGVGHGQMDESALEKVILGFMRHEFDVFVCTTIIENGIDIPLANTIIIENAERYGLSELYQLRGRVGRSNRRAYAYLLVPEDAELTELARKRLAALREFSDLGAGFKIAALDLELRGAGNLLGGEQHGHINSVGYDMYMSLMEQTVKELQGEAPPPDIRTTITLGLDLRIPAGYVTDEQQRLRAYKRIAEAGDPAAASAILEELADRYGALPDDVRLLMRFALVKSAAERLGIESIERRQGRVQMKFHPDSRVDPVRLMEWVGSEPEVRFSPDGVLRLGPSGGTTEALLTQLEQCLAELTDNGKDQEKYVVQ; from the coding sequence GTGACCCACCCGGCCGTACGAGAGGCGCTGCAATCGTTGGCGCGGCATCCGGCGTTCCAGGATCTGGCGCGGCGTCTGCCGGCCGCGTTGGCGCGGGAAGAGACGCCGCGATTTTCGCTCGCCGGGCTCCATCCCACGGCCAAGGCGATCTACCTCGCCCTGCTGTGGCAGATCGTCGAACGGCCGATGATCGTGGTGACCGATGGGAGCCGGCAGGCGGAGATTCTCACCGAACTGGTGCAGACCTTCTTCTCGATGCTCGTGGTCCATAAGGAGCCGCGCCGGCCGCAGATGATCCCGGCGCTCGACGTAATCCCGGGGCAGAATCTTTCTCCGCACAATGAGATCGCAGAGCAGCGGGCCGTTGGGCTCTACCGGCTGGCGCGCGGGACGGCGCCGATCACAGTGACGCCCGTGGGCTCGGCGCTGCTGCGGACTGGGACGCCCGAGTTCCACCGCCAGCTCTCGGTGACTCTGAAAGTGGACGAGGAAATACCGCTCGACGAATTGGCGCGGCACCTGCAGTCGATCGGCTACGAGCGGCGGGAGCCGGTGGAGATGACCGGCGAGTATTCGATTCGCGGCGGGATTCTGGACGTGTTTCCCGCGGAGGCGATGCGCCCGGTCCGCGTGGAGTTCTTCGGCGACCTCGTCGAGTCGATCCGCGCGTTTGACCCGGCGACACAGCGGTCCGTGTTGAAGCTGTCGGAGGCGACGCTGCTGCCCTTGTCGGAGTGGCCGCGGTCCAAGGCGATCCTCCGCGAGGCCGGATCTCCGGAGGGCGAGCCGTTCGGGGGCTGGGAGTTGCGGGCGGCCGCACTGCGCGAAAACCCGTCGACGCTGCTCGATCAATCGCCGCGGGCGATGGCGATTTTCGACGAGCCGGAGCAGGTGCGGGCGGCGGCCGGACGATTGTGGAAGAGGCTGGGGTCCGGCGGCGAAGAAGGCGAGTGGCCGCTCGAAAGAATCTATCTGCCGTGGGAAGAACTCGCGGCGAAAGTGGAGGCGCTGCCGCGGATCGAGATGCGGCAGCTCGATATCGACACCGGCGCGGCCGAGATCGCCACCAAGCCGTCGATGGCGTTCCACGGGAACATGCCGGTGGCCGTGGCCGAGTCGCGAACCCTCATCGAGCAGGGCTATCGCGTGCTTTTCTTCGCCGCCACGACGGGTGAGATGGAGCGCCTGGCCGACATCTTCCAGGAATACTCGCTGCCGTTCCAGGTCGGGATGGACGCCGAAGAGATGTCGACGGCGCCGTACCTCTCACAGCGCACCTACGCCGGCGAGATGGCGAGCATTTTGCTGGTGCGCGGCGCGGTGCGCAGGGGGACGATTTTTCCGGACGCCAAGCTTGCCATCGTCGGCTCCGAGGACCTTTTCGACCGCGGAGACGCCGCCGCCAGAGCGCCGCAACCGGGCGTGGTTCCGGCCGCCTTCGCCGCCGATATCGGTGACCTGAAGGATGGCGATTTCGTGGTGCACGCCACGCACGGGATCGGCAAGTTCCTCGGTATCCGCGAGATCGCGCAGGGGGATTCAAAGGGCGATTTCATGCTGCTCGAGTACTCCGGCGGCGCAAAGCTCTATGTGCCGCTCACGCGTATGGACCTGATCCAGCGCTACCGCGGCGCCGGAGATAACGCGCCCGGGCTCGACAAGCTGGGCGGGGCCACGTGGTCGAAGACGAAGTCCCGCGTGAAGGCCAAGATGCGCGACATGGCGGAGGAGCTATTGAAGCTTTACGCCCAGCGCAAGATGGCCGAGGGGTTCTCCTATTCGCCGGATTCGAACTGGCAGCGCGAGTTCGAGGATTCATTCGAATTCAGCGAAACCAAGGATCAGCTTGGCGCCATCAAAGACATCAAGCGCGACATGGAAAACACCCAGCCGATGGACCGTTTGCTGTGCGGCGACGTCGGCTACGGCAAGACGGAAGTAGCCATGCGGGCGGCCTTCAAGGCGCTCGGCGATGGCAAGCAGGTGGCCGTGCTGGCGCCGACCACCGTGCTGAGCTTCCAGCATTTCGAGACGTTCAAGCGGCGCTTTGCGGCGTTTCCGGTGAAGATCGAGATGTTCAACCGCTTCCGCGGGAACAAGGAGCTGAAGGCGCAGATCGAGGAACTGGCTGCCGGGAAGATCGACATCGCCGTCGGCACGCACCGGCTGCTGTCAGCCGACGTTGAGTTCAAGGACCTGGGGCTGCTGATCGTCGACGAAGAGCAGCGGTTCGGCGTGCGGCACAAGGAACGGTTTAAGCAGATGCGGAAAAACGTCGACGTGCTGACGATGTCGGCCACGCCGATTCCGCGGACCCTGCACATGTCGCTGATGGGCCTGCGCGACTTATCGGTGATCGAGACGCCGCCGAAAGACCGGCTGGCGATTCACACGGTGGTGGCGCGGCAGGCGCCGGAGCTGGTGAAAACGGCGATCGAACAGGAGCTGGCGCGCGGCGGGCAGGTCTACTATCTGCACAATCGCGTGGAGAGCATCTGGAACCGGGCGTCGTGGATCCAGGAGATGGTCCCCGAGGCCAAGGTGGGCGTGGGGCACGGGCAGATGGACGAGTCGGCGCTCGAAAAGGTGATCCTCGGGTTCATGCGGCACGAGTTCGACGTGTTCGTTTGCACCACGATCATCGAGAACGGGATCGACATTCCGCTCGCGAACACGATCATCATTGAGAACGCCGAGCGATATGGACTTTCCGAGCTCTACCAGTTGCGCGGGAGAGTGGGCCGTTCCAACCGGCGCGCGTATGCGTATCTGCTGGTGCCCGAGGACGCCGAATTAACCGAACTGGCGCGGAAACGGCTGGCGGCGCTGCGTGAGTTCAGCGACCTGGGCGCGGGCTTCAAGATCGCCGCGCTCGACCTCGAACTGCGCGGCGCGGGGAACCTGCTCGGCGGCGAGCAGCACGGGCACATCAATTCCGTGGGCTACGACATGTATATGTCGCTGATGGAGCAGACGGTGAAGGAGTTGCAGGGAGAAGCGCCGCCGCCGGATATCCGGACGACGATCACGCTCGGCCTCGACCTTCGCATCCCGGCCGGATACGTCACCGACGAACAACAACGGCTGCGCGCGTACAAACGGATCGCCGAAGCGGGCGACCCGGCCGCGGCCAGCGCCATCCTCGAGGAACTGGCGGACCGCTACGGCGCACTGCCCGACGACGTGCGTCTGTTGATGCGGTTCGCGTTGGTGAAGAGCGCGGCCGAGCGGCTGGGGATCGAGTCCATCGAACGGCGGCAGGGGCGGGTGCAGATGAAGTTCCATCCGGATTCGCGCGTGGACCCGGTACGATTGATGGAATGGGTGGGGAGCGAACCGGAAGTCCGGTTCAGCCCCGACGGCGTGCTGCGGCTGGGCCCCTCGGGCGGTACCACGGAAGCGCTGCTCACGCAGTTGGAGCAGTGTCTGGCAGAGTTGACCGATAATGGAAAGGATCAAGAGAAGTATGTGGTTCAATAA
- a CDS encoding ABC transporter ATP-binding protein: protein MATSAPKSNTPRPLERAFRGLWPYLWKYRRTMGLGLSALVLKDVFAATIPLFMKAGVDSLTAGFGVSKLVWFTAGLLAFTAIKGVFQYAMRVILIGASRDIEYDLRARLFDRLLLLDSGFYAENRTGDIMARATNDMNAVRMMLGPGLMYWVETSLTFVLAVTVMLWVDWKLTLIALAPTPLVSVAVMIFGRRIHARFQKIQGLFSDISSRVQENLAGVRVLRAYAQEDAELARFEKVNRAFIGENIRLGVLSGVFMPVLEALIGLAFLVVLWAGGRRLLAGDLTIGSFLMFNFYLGMLGWPMIAMGWVVNLMQRGAASWERLEAMMLRDPAFAAGAGGRAVPEPFRGEIRLENVSVEFGATKALDGIDLTIPAGSSLAIAGHTGGGKSTLVNLIPRLIDPTRGRVLIDGVPVKDLDAGELRQTIGFVPQETFLFSATLGENIALGAPEATAEDQRRAAERAGLGPDIAGFPKGLETEVGERGLTLSGGQKQRTAIARALVRDPKILILDDALSSVDTVTEETILENLRRLMHGRTTILISHRVSTIRHADRIVVVENGRLVEQGSHDELIRLGGYYADLHQKQLLEEELEAI, encoded by the coding sequence GTGCTCAAGGATGTCTTCGCGGCGACAATCCCGCTTTTCATGAAAGCCGGAGTCGACTCGCTGACGGCGGGCTTCGGCGTCTCCAAACTCGTCTGGTTCACCGCCGGATTGCTCGCATTCACGGCGATCAAGGGCGTCTTCCAGTATGCGATGCGAGTGATCCTGATCGGCGCCTCGCGCGACATCGAGTACGACCTGCGGGCGCGGCTTTTCGACCGGCTGCTGCTGCTCGACTCGGGCTTCTACGCCGAAAACCGCACCGGCGACATCATGGCGCGCGCCACCAACGACATGAACGCCGTCCGGATGATGCTCGGGCCGGGGTTGATGTACTGGGTGGAAACGTCGCTCACGTTCGTTCTGGCGGTGACGGTGATGCTGTGGGTGGATTGGAAACTGACCCTCATAGCGCTGGCGCCAACGCCGCTCGTCTCCGTCGCGGTGATGATATTCGGACGCCGCATTCACGCCCGGTTTCAGAAAATTCAGGGCCTGTTTTCGGACATATCGAGCCGCGTCCAGGAGAATCTGGCGGGCGTACGCGTGCTGCGCGCCTATGCGCAGGAGGACGCCGAACTGGCGCGCTTCGAAAAGGTGAACCGGGCCTTCATCGGCGAGAACATCCGTCTGGGCGTGCTTTCCGGCGTGTTCATGCCCGTGCTCGAAGCGCTGATCGGGCTGGCGTTTCTCGTCGTGCTTTGGGCCGGCGGCCGGCGGCTGCTGGCGGGCGACCTCACCATCGGCAGCTTCCTGATGTTCAACTTCTACCTCGGGATGCTCGGCTGGCCGATGATCGCAATGGGGTGGGTGGTGAACCTCATGCAGCGCGGCGCGGCTTCCTGGGAACGTCTGGAGGCGATGATGCTGCGCGATCCGGCGTTTGCGGCCGGCGCCGGGGGCCGCGCTGTGCCGGAGCCGTTTCGGGGCGAGATCCGGTTGGAGAACGTATCGGTGGAATTCGGCGCGACCAAGGCGCTCGACGGCATCGACCTGACCATCCCGGCCGGGTCCAGCCTGGCGATCGCCGGACACACGGGCGGCGGTAAAAGCACGCTCGTCAACCTGATTCCGCGGTTGATCGATCCCACCCGCGGGCGCGTGCTGATCGACGGCGTTCCGGTGAAGGACCTCGACGCCGGAGAGCTGCGGCAGACCATCGGGTTCGTGCCGCAGGAGACGTTTCTGTTCAGCGCCACGCTCGGGGAGAACATCGCGCTCGGAGCGCCGGAGGCGACGGCCGAGGATCAGCGGCGGGCGGCCGAACGGGCCGGCCTGGGTCCGGACATCGCCGGATTCCCGAAGGGTCTCGAGACCGAGGTGGGCGAACGCGGCCTGACGCTTTCGGGTGGTCAGAAACAGCGGACGGCAATCGCGCGCGCGCTGGTGCGGGACCCGAAGATCCTGATCCTCGACGACGCCCTGTCGTCGGTGGATACCGTAACCGAAGAGACCATCCTCGAGAATCTCCGGCGCCTGATGCACGGCCGGACGACGATCCTGATCTCACACCGGGTATCGACGATCCGGCACGCGGACCGGATCGTGGTCGTGGAGAACGGGCGGCTTGTGGAACAGGGTTCCCACGACGAATTGATCCGGCTGGGCGGCTACTACGCCGATCTGCACCAGAAACAGCTTCTCGAAGAGGAACTCGAGGCGATCTGA
- a CDS encoding SPASM domain-containing protein, with amino-acid sequence MTGGYPEGLTAPLPSELWVELTSKCPFDCIFCSRKLRRGAGEDMPFELYRGLIAQLEQPEVIRLNYSGESGHYPRLAEAVELASSTGAATELVTALASIPPRQLNALAAGPLDRLSVSLHTLDHAEFAELYRFGSLEALLRNLDALALAASRKLTIDLAFVAMDRNLGQLGAIAALARARGIGTVHVHPVLRRDAILVEFPSELDGGRMRPAFKQRLSAAVAEAEAANPGVKIAVANPDAAGSGCLAASPAQYPGELPGNARIWSCEQSPWRTMHVLSNGDVVPCEVHDKRVLGSLTRASLREIWNGAGYRGFRVAFHRGELAECRRCPWKTAYAPERPRYYVSAAHGASAQLTGGWHAEESQGVVWSHRRATAVLGRRPGASAVRIRGYLPPGSAGHGNRLSIGCNGRLAANVENRTTDIMEFDRAFPVFDSGRDIWDLAFETTAAFRGSENGWNQDRRPLGFALVWMQAQESRPRLGRLLRGAALAPLAAGVIGLDAAMAAARRLRPPVSPRLVAPARGVSVVIPERANAELLGRCLRSVWRELERVDEPSDVIVAVNGSLLAEYEGLRAEFPATHWIHSPEPLGFVSAIRPAIEQVRHGWVYLANNDIEMEPGCLEAALAERAPDVFAVASRIAPGVESLSDEETNLTGFHFANGVLEIFDRAPESAAAESSFYAGGGSSLFRADVLREFLPGSAAYRPFYWEDVEWAMRAAMRYGLRVVFAPSSRVRHVRRATVGKFHDPVEVERVFRRNGLLCQLRNVTAGGSRRAVFETLAASDWVTVREVLFGGCVLAARAGAWRMAGTDADAPEPSRFRSIPPGDL; translated from the coding sequence ATGACCGGCGGCTACCCGGAGGGACTCACCGCGCCGCTTCCCTCCGAACTTTGGGTGGAGTTGACCTCGAAGTGCCCCTTCGACTGCATCTTCTGTTCGCGCAAGCTCCGCCGCGGCGCCGGCGAAGACATGCCGTTCGAACTCTACCGCGGCCTGATCGCGCAACTCGAACAACCCGAAGTCATCCGCCTCAACTACTCCGGTGAATCCGGCCACTATCCGCGTCTGGCCGAAGCCGTTGAGCTGGCGAGCTCAACCGGCGCCGCCACGGAACTGGTTACCGCGCTTGCCTCGATCCCGCCCCGCCAACTGAATGCTCTTGCCGCCGGCCCGCTCGATCGGTTGTCGGTCTCGCTTCACACGCTCGACCACGCCGAGTTCGCCGAACTCTACCGGTTCGGCTCGCTCGAAGCGCTGCTGCGCAATCTCGATGCGCTGGCGCTTGCCGCATCGCGCAAATTGACGATCGACCTCGCGTTCGTCGCGATGGATCGCAACCTCGGTCAACTGGGCGCAATCGCCGCGCTCGCCCGGGCGCGCGGCATCGGCACGGTCCACGTTCACCCCGTTCTGCGCCGCGACGCTATTCTGGTCGAGTTTCCGTCAGAACTCGACGGCGGACGTATGCGGCCTGCTTTCAAACAACGGCTATCGGCCGCTGTCGCCGAAGCCGAGGCGGCGAATCCCGGTGTGAAGATCGCGGTAGCGAACCCCGACGCCGCCGGTTCCGGCTGCCTGGCCGCCTCGCCGGCGCAGTATCCGGGCGAACTGCCTGGCAACGCGCGGATCTGGAGTTGCGAACAAAGCCCCTGGCGGACGATGCACGTTCTCTCGAACGGCGATGTCGTCCCGTGCGAAGTCCATGACAAGCGCGTGCTCGGAAGCCTGACTCGCGCTTCGCTCCGTGAGATATGGAACGGGGCGGGCTATCGCGGCTTCCGAGTCGCGTTCCATCGGGGAGAACTCGCCGAATGCCGGCGCTGTCCATGGAAGACCGCCTATGCGCCCGAGCGCCCTCGATACTACGTGTCGGCCGCACACGGGGCGTCGGCGCAGTTGACCGGCGGCTGGCACGCCGAGGAATCGCAAGGCGTGGTCTGGAGCCACCGCCGCGCGACAGCCGTGCTCGGCCGGCGTCCCGGGGCGTCGGCGGTGCGCATCCGGGGCTACCTTCCTCCCGGTTCGGCTGGCCATGGCAACCGCCTTTCGATCGGCTGCAACGGCCGGCTCGCCGCGAACGTGGAAAACAGAACCACCGACATCATGGAGTTCGACCGAGCCTTCCCCGTTTTCGATTCCGGCCGCGACATCTGGGACCTCGCCTTCGAAACGACAGCCGCCTTTCGAGGCAGCGAGAACGGCTGGAACCAGGATCGGCGGCCGCTTGGCTTCGCGCTCGTCTGGATGCAGGCGCAGGAGAGCCGTCCGCGGCTGGGACGCCTTCTGCGAGGAGCCGCGCTTGCGCCACTCGCCGCCGGCGTGATCGGACTGGATGCGGCGATGGCCGCCGCGCGCCGGCTGAGGCCTCCCGTGAGCCCCCGGCTCGTTGCGCCGGCACGCGGCGTTTCCGTGGTGATCCCCGAGCGCGCCAACGCCGAACTCCTGGGCCGATGCCTCCGTAGCGTCTGGCGGGAACTCGAACGAGTGGACGAGCCGTCGGATGTCATTGTCGCCGTCAACGGGTCGCTCTTGGCGGAATACGAAGGGCTCCGGGCGGAGTTTCCGGCCACGCATTGGATTCACTCCCCGGAGCCCCTTGGGTTCGTTTCCGCGATTCGGCCCGCCATCGAACAGGTGCGCCACGGATGGGTTTACCTGGCCAACAACGATATCGAGATGGAACCGGGCTGCCTGGAGGCCGCGTTGGCCGAGCGGGCGCCGGACGTGTTCGCTGTCGCCTCACGCATCGCGCCGGGCGTGGAGTCACTCTCGGACGAAGAAACGAACCTGACCGGCTTCCATTTCGCCAACGGCGTCCTTGAGATCTTTGACCGCGCGCCGGAGTCGGCCGCGGCCGAGTCGTCGTTTTACGCCGGAGGCGGCTCGAGCCTGTTTCGCGCCGATGTCCTGCGGGAATTCCTTCCCGGCTCGGCCGCATACCGTCCGTTCTACTGGGAGGATGTGGAATGGGCCATGCGCGCCGCCATGCGATATGGACTGCGTGTTGTGTTCGCCCCGTCTTCGCGCGTGCGGCACGTGCGTCGCGCGACGGTTGGCAAGTTTCACGATCCGGTTGAGGTGGAGCGCGTCTTTCGGCGCAACGGGCTACTCTGCCAGCTTCGCAACGTGACAGCGGGGGGCTCGCGACGGGCGGTGTTCGAGACGCTGGCGGCGTCGGACTGGGTGACCGTTCGGGAGGTCCTGTTCGGCGGCTGTGTGCTCGCCGCGCGGGCGGGCGCGTGGCGGATGGCTGGGACCGATGCGGACGCGCCGGAGCCTTCCCGGTTCCGCTCGATACCGCCGGGAGATCTATAG
- a CDS encoding HD domain-containing protein, with amino-acid sequence MKSPTVVELKAGELATGTFLVVSKDIRPKKGSGDPYLSLVLADRSGDIDAKMWDNVEKVMDTFERDDFVRVKGMPQVFQNRMQFTVHTLQRLAESDVELGDFFPASQRNADEMMAELGGVIASIGNPHLRGLLEAVFADPEVSRKYKRAPAAKTIHHAWLGGLVEHVLSLCALCRKVGPHYPAVDMDLLLTGAILHDIGKIDELTYERSFGYSDEGQLVGHILIGLRLVAEKLRAFPEFPPKLRVLVEHLIASHHGTLEFGSPKPPLCAEAMLLHHLDNLDSKMEAMRGALARDTRIEGNWTSYVSSLDRTVLKKEQYLNPKAPARAAEQPPEPKSGRSNSPFGDALQKALTK; translated from the coding sequence ATGAAATCCCCCACGGTCGTTGAACTGAAGGCGGGCGAACTCGCCACCGGAACATTCCTGGTTGTGAGCAAGGATATCCGCCCGAAGAAGGGTTCCGGCGACCCGTATCTTTCGCTCGTGCTCGCCGATCGCTCCGGTGACATCGACGCCAAGATGTGGGACAACGTCGAAAAGGTGATGGATACCTTCGAGCGCGACGACTTCGTGCGCGTGAAGGGCATGCCGCAGGTTTTCCAAAACCGGATGCAGTTTACGGTTCACACGCTCCAGCGGCTGGCCGAGAGCGATGTCGAGCTGGGGGATTTCTTTCCGGCCTCGCAGCGGAACGCGGACGAAATGATGGCCGAGCTGGGAGGAGTGATCGCCTCCATTGGTAACCCACACTTGCGCGGCCTGCTCGAAGCGGTGTTCGCGGATCCGGAAGTTTCGCGGAAGTACAAACGCGCGCCGGCCGCCAAGACGATTCATCACGCGTGGCTCGGCGGCCTGGTGGAGCACGTGCTGTCGCTTTGCGCGCTGTGCCGAAAGGTAGGTCCGCACTATCCGGCGGTGGACATGGATCTGCTGTTGACGGGCGCGATTCTGCACGATATCGGGAAGATAGACGAGTTGACCTACGAACGGTCCTTCGGCTACAGCGACGAAGGACAACTGGTGGGGCATATCCTGATCGGGCTGCGCCTTGTGGCGGAGAAGCTGCGGGCTTTTCCGGAGTTCCCGCCGAAGCTGCGCGTGTTGGTGGAGCACTTGATCGCGAGCCATCACGGAACGCTCGAGTTCGGATCGCCGAAGCCGCCGTTGTGCGCGGAGGCGATGCTGCTGCATCATCTGGACAATCTCGATTCGAAAATGGAAGCGATGCGGGGAGCGCTCGCGCGCGACACGCGGATCGAGGGGAACTGGACGAGCTACGTATCCTCGCTCGACCGGACCGTTCTGAAGAAAGAGCAGTACTTGAATCCGAAAGCGCCGGCCCGTGCAGCGGAACAGCCGCCGGAACCGAAGAGCGGCCGGTCGAACTCCCCCTTCGGCGACGCGCTGCAGAAGGCGCTCACGAAGTGA
- a CDS encoding peptidylprolyl isomerase has protein sequence MWFNKRLAVIALAGSAVLPAAEVSVVEEIVAKVNGDIVTRSELDKSKGAIEAELAQRKVTGPEARKAIDERAVNVLRDRIDQLLLIQKGKELGINVDGDVSKQLADIQSQAGIADPEKFQAFVKEQTGMPYEDYKLEMTNQFLTQRVVRQEVGRLINIPRADLLKYYEEHKTEFVRKDQVFLSEIFLSTAGKDAEGEAAIAKKAADLVARAKKGERFSELAKANSDSTTKENFGQLGGFEKDDLKKELIDLVWEQERGFVTEPVKQSDPPGYLILRVDERHRPGQATFEEVENVITEKLYMPIFQPKIREYLTALRQDAFLEIKEGYKDAASAPGKVTAWSDPAALRPETVTKEEVALMPHRRRLLWMVPLPGTTKTVKGESSSQ, from the coding sequence ATGTGGTTCAATAAACGACTTGCCGTGATTGCGCTCGCCGGGAGCGCCGTGTTGCCCGCCGCCGAAGTCAGCGTGGTGGAAGAGATCGTCGCCAAGGTCAACGGCGACATCGTCACGCGGAGCGAACTGGATAAGTCCAAGGGCGCGATCGAAGCCGAACTGGCGCAGCGCAAGGTCACCGGACCCGAAGCGCGAAAGGCCATTGACGAGAGAGCGGTCAACGTCCTCCGGGACCGCATCGACCAGTTACTGCTCATCCAGAAGGGCAAGGAGTTGGGGATCAACGTCGACGGCGACGTGAGCAAACAGCTCGCCGACATCCAGAGCCAGGCCGGCATCGCAGACCCGGAGAAGTTCCAGGCATTCGTCAAGGAACAAACCGGCATGCCGTACGAAGACTACAAGCTCGAGATGACGAACCAGTTCCTCACCCAGCGCGTGGTGCGCCAGGAGGTGGGGCGGCTCATCAACATCCCGCGCGCGGATCTGCTCAAGTACTACGAGGAGCACAAGACCGAATTCGTCCGGAAGGATCAGGTCTTCCTGAGCGAGATCTTCCTTTCGACGGCGGGCAAGGACGCCGAAGGCGAGGCGGCCATCGCGAAGAAGGCGGCAGACCTCGTGGCGCGCGCCAAGAAGGGTGAACGGTTCAGCGAGTTGGCGAAGGCGAATTCGGATTCGACGACGAAGGAAAACTTCGGCCAGTTGGGCGGCTTCGAGAAGGACGACCTGAAGAAGGAACTCATCGATCTGGTTTGGGAGCAGGAGCGCGGGTTCGTCACCGAGCCGGTGAAACAGAGCGATCCGCCCGGGTACCTGATTCTCCGCGTGGACGAGCGGCACCGCCCGGGCCAGGCGACCTTCGAGGAAGTGGAGAACGTGATCACCGAGAAGCTGTACATGCCGATCTTCCAACCCAAGATCCGCGAGTACCTCACGGCGCTGCGGCAGGACGCCTTCCTCGAGATCAAGGAAGGATACAAGGACGCCGCGTCGGCGCCCGGCAAGGTAACCGCCTGGAGCGATCCGGCCGCCCTGCGCCCGGAGACGGTGACCAAGGAAGAAGTGGCGCTGATGCCGCACCGGCGGCGTCTGCTGTGGATGGTGCCGCTGCCAGGCACGACGAAGACGGTGAAGGGCGAGTCGTCGAGCCAGTAG